The nucleotide window AGTGCCAGCGATCCAGACGGAACCGGTGGCGCCGTTTTGCACGAGCAGGCGGCGGGCGGAAGCGCCCTCGACGGCGGGTAATTCCACGCGTGAGACCGGACCGATTTCATTGCGGCTGCCCCAGAGGCGACCTCCCTTGACGACGTGCGTCTCGCCGCGCCGGGGCAATACGTGGAGTTCAAACTCCAGGAAGTAATCGCCAGAGATTCCCTGGAGGCGGAAGTTTTCGAGGATTTTACGGCCCTCGCCTTGGTCGGGCTGACCAAATTGCACGTATCGAGCCGGTGGGCGGTAACGTTTGGATTGGCCCCACGATTCGAGTGGAGTCAGCGCGCTAAAAACAACAAGGCAGGCGAACAAAGTCGTCTGCCTTGAATGACTCGTCCGAAGGGACGCGAGGTACACGCGAATCAGTTTTTGGCGGCTTCGGCCGGAACTGCGCTCGGCAAGGCTACGCTGGGGGCGGCCGGAGCAGGCGCCGGAGCGGCGGCGGGCGCTGCTGGAACGGCGATGGTGGGAAGCTGGCCTTCGGTGGTCTTCGCGTGCTTGGATGCGTAAATATTGGCCAAATACAGACCGAACGTGAGCACGAAGAACAGGATGGCGGCGTTGATGGTGAGCTTCGTTAAGACGTTGCCGGTATCAGCGCCGAAGGCCGCTTCAGTGGCACCGCCACCGAGGGCCGCACCCATGCCGCCGTCGGTCTTGGCTTTCTGCGCCAGCACTACGAGGACAATGAACACGGAGACGAGAATGAGGACAGCCGTGAAAAGCCAAATAAGGATGTTTACCATGATGG belongs to Opitutus sp. and includes:
- the secG gene encoding preprotein translocase subunit SecG, with the protein product MVNILIWLFTAVLILVSVFIVLVVLAQKAKTDGGMGAALGGGATEAAFGADTGNVLTKLTINAAILFFVLTFGLYLANIYASKHAKTTEGQLPTIAVPAAPAAAPAPAPAAPSVALPSAVPAEAAKN